A region from the Spea bombifrons isolate aSpeBom1 chromosome 7, aSpeBom1.2.pri, whole genome shotgun sequence genome encodes:
- the METTL9 gene encoding protein-L-histidine N-pros-methyltransferase has translation MKLFVCWVLTYVVCLAVVRKMWSGRYLRSHLSRSLYMNMMSHSQATYWEGNHQWYLCDTEKLREALRPMFVQSFLDQGTQAFLNRSIEKSGWLSIQLYHSFMSSVFSVFMSRTSINGLLGRGSMFVFSPEQFQRLLRIGPDWKTHRLLDLGAGDGEVTRVMSPHFDEIYVTEMSQTMIWQLQKKKYRVLDIDEWQNTGFQYDVISCLNLLDRCHQPVTLLKEMRSVLEPTRGRVILALVLPFHPYVENGGKWEKPSESMEVNGTVWEEQVNSLADVFHEAGFVVEAFTRLPYLCEGDMYNDYYVLDDAVFVLRPVPSF, from the exons ATGAAACTATTTGTGTGCTGGGTGCTCACCTACGTGGTCTGCCTGGCCGTGGTCAGGAAGATGTGGAGTGGCCGGTACCTGAGGAGCCACCTCAGCAGATCTCTGTACATGAACATGATGAGCCACAGCCAGGCCACGTACTGGGAAGGGAACCACCAG TGGTATTTGTGTGACACAGAGAAGTTACGCGAAGCGCTCCGACCCATGTTTGTCCAAAGCTTCCTCGATCAAGGAACTCAAGCTTTCTTAAACAGGAGCATTGAGAAGTCCGGCTGGTTGTCTATCCAGCTATATCACTCCTTTATGTCTTCCGTGTTCAGCGTCTTCATGTCCAGGACCTCGATCAATGG GTTACTTGGAAGGGGGTCCATGTTTGTATTTTCACCAGAACAGTTCCAGAGACTTCTCAGAATCGGACCAGATTGGAAGACGCACCGACTGCTTGATTTAGGAGCAGGAGACGGGGAGGTCACACGGGTCATGAGTCCACACTTTGATGAGATCTATGTTACAGAAATGTCCCAGACTATGATTTGGCAACttcaaaagaagaaatacaG AGTGCTCGATATTGATGAATGGCAAAATACAGGATTCCAGTATGATGTCATTAGCTGCTTAAACCTTCTTGACCGATGTCATCAACCTGTGACTTTACTGAAGGAGATGAGAAGCGTCCTCGAGCCAACCAGGGGTAGAGTTATCCTTGCTCTGGTGCTGCCTTTCCACCCTTACGTAGAAAATG gtGGTAAATGGGAAAAGCCGTCTGAATCGATGGAAGTGAATGGAACCGTTTGGGAAGAGCAGGTGAACAGCCTCGCCGACGTCTTCCACGAAGCTGGTTTTGTGGTGGAAGCTTTCACCAGGCTGCCCTATTTATGTGAAGGAGACATGTACAATGACTATTATGTTTTGGATGATGCGGTCTTTGTTCTCCGGCCAGTTCCTTCCTTTTAG